In Paramormyrops kingsleyae isolate MSU_618 chromosome 13, PKINGS_0.4, whole genome shotgun sequence, a single window of DNA contains:
- the LOC140578133 gene encoding uncharacterized protein, giving the protein MREAGQRVQPNLSRFTVASVIRTFRLENRTERQVGRGGRGRMFTEAQELEIINMVLANNAIRLREIQSHIVRDDTVFGNIRQVALSTLARVLQRHQVRMKQIYRVPFERNSERVKELRHNYVQTVLEMDSNVIPHEFIFIDEAGFNLTRTRRRGRNIIGHRAIVNVPGVRGGNITMCAAITGHGVLHHHAILGPYNTGLILTFLDRLRDIVEQANHTDDEGQQHRYVVVWDNVAFHRAAMVQNWFANNPHFIVLYLPPYSPFLNPIEEFFSAWRWKVYDHQPHVREGLLQAMEEACEEVDVGAIQGWIRHSRRFFPRCLAREDVACEVDEVLWPDPLRRHDAA; this is encoded by the exons atgagagaggctggacagaGAGTCCAACCCAACCTGAGTCGATTTACTGTTGCTTCTGTCATCCGTACATTTCGACTTGAGAACAG GACTGAGAGACAAGTAGGACGTGGTGGAAGAGGTCGGATGTTCACAGAGGCACAGGAGCTAGAGATCATAAACATGGTTTTGGCAAATAATGCCATAAGACTTAGGGAAATTCAAAGCCACATTGTGAGAGACGACACTGTTTTTGGCAACATTAGGCAAGTTGCCTTGTCTACCCTCGCTCGTGTTCTCCAGCGACACCAGGTACGAATGAAACAGATATACCGGGTGCCTTTTGAGAGGAACTCCGAAAGAGTCAAAGAACTGAGGCACAATTACGTGCAG acagtgctggaaatggattcaaatgtgatcccacatgagttcatttttattgatgaggctggcttcaaccTTACCAGAACCAGAAGAAGGGGAAGAAACATAATAGGTCACAGAGCTATTGTGAATGTTCCTGGCGTACGTGGGGgaaacatcacaatgtgtgcTGCCATCACAGGACATGGAGTTCTACACCACCATGCCATTCTTGGTCCATACAACACAGGGTTGATCCTGACATTTCTGGACAGATTGAGAGACATCGTAGAACAGGCAAACCACACAGATGATGAAGGGCAACAGCACAGATATGTTGtagtgtgggacaatgtggctttTCATCGTGCAGCCATGGTGCAAAATTGGTTTGCCAACAACCCACATTTTATAGTGCTTTACCTTCCCCCTTATTCTCCATTTCTGAACCCAATAGAAGAGTTCTTTTCAGCATGGCGTTGGAAGGTCTATGATCATCAACCCCATGTGCGTGAGGGGCTTCTACAAGCAATGGAGGAGGCATGTGAGGAAGTTGACGTAGGAGCCATCCAGGGATGGATAAGACACTCCCGACGCTTCTTTCCTCGCTGTCTAGCAAGGGAAGATGTCGCATGTGAAGTGGATGAGGTGCTGTGGCCAGATCCACTGAGAAGACATGACGCTGCATAA